The following coding sequences are from one Betaproteobacteria bacterium window:
- a CDS encoding ABC transporter permease subunit: MIAPAHRDPAACIRLGAVLAAVAVLWPLFRSAEVDPVVLFDGANLRVIGTFLAGFLPLASDAEFLALLGRATLETLAIATAGMALALLLAVPLASWASGAARERVSLNPVARALLVVLRGIPELVWALVFVRVFGLGPAAGVLALGLTYGGMLAKVYAEILESSDPRPAEALRRSGSRRTAAILYGVLPQAAGELLSYTVYRWECAIRASVVMGFVGAGGLGQLMDQAMKMLNGGEAASILLVFVALVFAADQLSAVLRRRLDRPPPARRSPFGPSAFILAVAAGLAVVESTRYLDLPFGALLTREAAASIAGFVSEFFPPDLSADWLARVARGTWETLAIATVGTLLAALGGLLLALPRWRLPWSLVLNALRSVPELVWATLTVLAAGLGPFAGALALALHTTGVLGRLYAEALQNASPRPRAALQGAGAGGVLAFLYGTLPAALPQMLAYTLYRWEMNLRMAAILGFVGAGGLGQLLYVELSLFHHAQAATVIAAMLLLSMLVDGASALLRRALG; the protein is encoded by the coding sequence ATGATTGCGCCAGCCCACCGCGACCCCGCGGCCTGCATTCGTCTGGGTGCCGTCCTCGCTGCGGTGGCCGTGCTGTGGCCGCTGTTTCGGTCCGCCGAGGTCGATCCGGTGGTGCTCTTCGATGGCGCCAATCTGCGGGTGATCGGAACATTCCTGGCGGGTTTCCTGCCCCTCGCCAGCGATGCGGAATTTCTCGCTCTCCTGGGGCGGGCGACCCTGGAAACCCTGGCCATCGCCACGGCAGGGATGGCCCTGGCCCTGCTCCTCGCGGTCCCCCTGGCGAGCTGGGCCAGCGGTGCCGCCCGGGAGCGGGTCAGCCTCAACCCCGTGGCGCGGGCCCTGCTCGTCGTCCTGCGGGGCATTCCGGAATTGGTCTGGGCCCTGGTTTTCGTGCGGGTCTTCGGCCTCGGTCCGGCCGCCGGGGTGCTCGCCCTGGGGCTCACCTATGGCGGCATGCTGGCCAAGGTCTATGCCGAGATTCTCGAGTCCAGCGACCCGCGGCCCGCCGAGGCTTTGCGCCGCAGCGGTTCCCGCCGCACGGCGGCCATCCTCTATGGAGTGCTGCCCCAGGCCGCCGGGGAACTGCTCTCCTATACGGTCTATCGCTGGGAGTGTGCCATCCGGGCCTCCGTGGTGATGGGCTTCGTCGGCGCCGGCGGCCTGGGCCAGCTCATGGATCAGGCCATGAAGATGCTCAACGGGGGCGAAGCGGCGAGCATCCTGCTGGTCTTCGTCGCCCTGGTGTTTGCCGCCGACCAACTGTCCGCCGTACTGCGACGGCGGCTCGACCGCCCCCCCCCGGCGCGCCGCTCTCCCTTCGGACCTTCCGCTTTCATCCTCGCAGTCGCCGCGGGCCTTGCCGTGGTGGAAAGCACCCGCTATCTCGACCTCCCGTTCGGGGCCCTGCTCACCCGGGAGGCCGCTGCATCCATCGCGGGATTCGTCTCCGAATTCTTCCCGCCCGACCTGTCCGCCGACTGGCTGGCCCGGGTTGCCCGGGGCACCTGGGAAACCCTGGCGATCGCCACGGTCGGCACCCTGTTGGCGGCGCTTGGCGGGCTGCTCCTGGCGTTGCCCCGCTGGCGCTTGCCCTGGTCCCTGGTCCTCAATGCCCTGCGCTCGGTGCCGGAACTGGTGTGGGCAACACTCACCGTCCTGGCGGCGGGCCTGGGTCCCTTTGCCGGAGCCCTGGCGCTGGCCCTGCATACCACCGGAGTTCTCGGCCGCCTCTATGCGGAAGCACTCCAGAACGCCTCGCCACGGCCTCGGGCGGCGCTCCAGGGGGCAGGCGCCGGCGGCGTGCTGGCGTTTCTCTACGGAACTCTGCCTGCCGCCCTGCCGCAGATGCTCGCCTATACCCTTTACCGCTGGGAAATGAACCTGCGCATGGCCGCCATTCTCGGCTTCGTGGGTGCCGGCGGCCTGGGGCAATTGCTTTACGTCGAGCTGTCTCTTTTTCACCACGCCCAGGCCGCCACCGTCATCGCCGCCATGCTTCTGCTGTCGATGCTCGTGGACGGGGCCAGCGCTCTGTTGCGGCGTGCCCTGGGGTAG
- the fdnG gene encoding formate dehydrogenase-N subunit alpha codes for MNVTRRQFFRVCAAGLGGSSIAMMGFSPTAALAEVRTFKLARATETRNTCPYCSVSCGVLIYTTGDKSKNAQSTIIHIEGDPDNPVNRGTLCPKGAGLKDMIHSANRLKWPEVREAGTAEWKKISWSDAFDRIAKHMKADRDANFMAQNADGVTVNRWTTTGFLASSAAQNEVGYLTVKTLRALGITSLDTQARIUHAPTVASLAPSFGRGAMTNHWVDIKNADLVFVMGGNPAEAHPCGFKWVIEAKKNRKAKLVVVDPRFNRTAAVADYYAPIRAGTDIAFLGGVINYLLANDKIHHDYVKAYTNAAFLVDGAFKFEDGIFSGYNEEKRSYGKDTWKYQLGDDGFAKVDDTLQDPQCVFQLMKAHYARYTPDVVSKITGTPKDAFLKVCEYIAETAAPNRTMTNLYALGWTEHSVGSQNIRCMAIIQLLLGNMGMAGGGINALRGHANVQGITDFALYAQNLPGYLGAPLDADKDLVTFLEKRTPKPLRPGQMNFPQNFPKWFVSLQKAWWGDAATKETDFAYSYLPKLAGASDTLSIFNAMFEGKINGFFCQGFNPLASVPNKKKVGDALAKLKYLVIMDPLATDTSEFWKPHGEFNEVDPGKIATEVFRLPTSLFAETAGTFTNSGRVIQWRWKAADAPGDSKDDTEIMANLFLKLKEMYAKDGGAFPDPIQKLTWAYAQPTKPSPEELLREINGKALADVLDPKDPTKVLAKAGDQLGTFAHLRDDGSTTCGNWIYCGVWSQAGNNSARRDNADPSGLGQTLNWGFSWPVNRRILYNRASADLAGKPWDPKRTVLKWAGDKWAGNDVPDMRPDAKPEENVMPFIMNPEGVGRLFSRELMAEGPFPEHYEPFETPLEANPLHPKNPKATSNPAARVYKGDMEAFGKAKDFPYVATTYRLTEHFHYWTKQSLINAIMQPEQFVEIGEELAKEKGIAAGDRVKVRSNRGFIKAVAVVTKRIKALEVEGRKVHTVGIPIHYGFKGATKPGFITNTLTPFVGDANVQTPEYKAFLVNIEKA; via the coding sequence ATGAACGTTACACGGCGACAGTTCTTCAGAGTCTGCGCCGCCGGGCTGGGTGGGTCGTCCATCGCCATGATGGGCTTCTCGCCGACCGCTGCCCTGGCGGAAGTACGGACTTTCAAGCTGGCCCGCGCCACCGAGACACGGAACACCTGTCCGTACTGCTCGGTGTCCTGCGGCGTCCTCATCTACACCACCGGCGACAAGTCCAAGAACGCCCAGTCGACGATCATCCACATCGAGGGCGACCCGGACAATCCGGTCAATCGCGGCACGCTCTGTCCCAAGGGCGCCGGCTTGAAGGACATGATCCACAGCGCCAACCGCCTCAAGTGGCCGGAAGTGCGCGAGGCGGGCACGGCCGAGTGGAAGAAGATTTCCTGGTCGGACGCTTTCGATCGCATCGCCAAGCATATGAAGGCCGACCGGGACGCCAATTTCATGGCCCAGAACGCCGACGGCGTCACCGTCAACCGCTGGACCACCACCGGCTTCCTGGCCTCTTCGGCGGCCCAGAACGAGGTGGGCTACCTGACGGTCAAGACGCTGCGCGCCCTCGGCATTACCTCCCTCGATACCCAGGCGCGCATTTGACACGCTCCCACGGTGGCCAGTCTGGCTCCGAGTTTTGGGCGTGGCGCGATGACCAACCACTGGGTTGACATCAAGAATGCCGATCTCGTCTTCGTCATGGGCGGCAACCCGGCCGAAGCGCACCCCTGCGGCTTCAAGTGGGTGATCGAGGCGAAGAAGAACCGCAAGGCCAAACTCGTCGTCGTCGATCCGCGCTTCAACCGCACGGCCGCCGTCGCCGATTATTACGCGCCGATCCGCGCCGGCACCGACATCGCCTTCCTGGGCGGCGTCATCAATTACCTGCTGGCCAACGACAAGATCCACCACGACTACGTCAAGGCCTACACCAACGCGGCCTTCCTCGTGGATGGGGCCTTCAAGTTCGAGGACGGCATCTTCTCCGGCTACAACGAGGAGAAGCGCAGCTACGGCAAGGACACCTGGAAGTACCAGTTGGGCGACGACGGCTTTGCCAAGGTGGACGACACCCTGCAGGATCCGCAGTGCGTCTTCCAGTTGATGAAGGCCCACTACGCCCGCTATACGCCGGATGTGGTCAGCAAGATCACCGGCACGCCCAAGGACGCCTTCCTCAAGGTCTGCGAGTACATCGCGGAGACGGCGGCGCCCAACAGGACGATGACCAACCTCTACGCCCTGGGCTGGACCGAGCATTCCGTCGGTTCCCAGAACATCCGCTGCATGGCCATCATCCAGCTGCTGCTGGGCAACATGGGCATGGCGGGGGGCGGCATCAACGCCCTGCGCGGCCATGCCAACGTCCAGGGCATCACCGACTTCGCCCTCTACGCCCAGAACTTGCCGGGCTACCTGGGAGCGCCGCTGGATGCCGACAAGGATCTGGTCACCTTCCTGGAAAAGCGCACGCCCAAGCCCCTGCGTCCGGGGCAGATGAACTTCCCCCAGAACTTCCCCAAGTGGTTCGTCAGCCTGCAGAAGGCCTGGTGGGGCGACGCGGCGACCAAGGAGACCGACTTCGCCTACAGCTACCTGCCCAAGCTGGCGGGGGCTTCGGACACCCTGTCGATCTTCAATGCCATGTTCGAGGGCAAGATCAACGGCTTCTTCTGTCAGGGCTTCAACCCCCTGGCTTCGGTACCCAACAAGAAGAAGGTCGGCGACGCCCTGGCCAAGCTGAAGTACCTGGTCATCATGGACCCGCTGGCCACCGATACCTCTGAATTCTGGAAGCCCCACGGCGAGTTCAACGAGGTGGACCCGGGCAAGATCGCGACGGAAGTCTTCCGCCTGCCGACCTCGCTGTTCGCCGAAACCGCCGGCACTTTCACCAACTCCGGCCGCGTCATCCAATGGCGCTGGAAGGCGGCGGATGCCCCCGGCGACTCGAAGGACGACACCGAGATCATGGCGAACCTCTTCCTGAAGCTCAAGGAAATGTACGCCAAGGACGGCGGGGCCTTCCCCGACCCCATCCAGAAGCTCACCTGGGCCTATGCCCAGCCGACGAAACCCTCGCCGGAAGAGTTGTTGCGGGAGATCAACGGCAAGGCCCTCGCCGACGTCCTCGATCCCAAGGATCCCACCAAGGTGCTGGCCAAGGCCGGCGACCAGTTGGGCACCTTCGCCCACCTGCGGGACGACGGTTCCACCACCTGCGGCAACTGGATCTATTGTGGCGTCTGGTCCCAGGCCGGCAACAATTCGGCCCGCCGCGACAACGCCGATCCCTCGGGCCTGGGCCAGACCCTCAACTGGGGATTTTCCTGGCCGGTTAACCGGCGCATCCTCTACAACCGCGCCTCGGCGGACCTCGCCGGCAAGCCTTGGGATCCGAAGCGCACGGTGCTCAAGTGGGCGGGCGACAAGTGGGCCGGCAACGACGTGCCCGACATGCGCCCGGATGCCAAGCCGGAAGAGAACGTGATGCCCTTCATCATGAACCCGGAGGGTGTCGGCCGCCTGTTCAGCCGCGAGCTGATGGCGGAGGGTCCCTTCCCCGAGCATTACGAGCCCTTCGAGACGCCGCTGGAAGCCAACCCCCTGCACCCGAAGAACCCCAAGGCCACGAGCAATCCGGCCGCCCGGGTGTACAAGGGCGACATGGAGGCCTTCGGCAAGGCCAAGGACTTTCCCTACGTGGCGACCACCTACCGGCTGACCGAACACTTCCACTACTGGACCAAGCAGAGCCTGATCAACGCCATCATGCAGCCGGAGCAGTTCGTGGAAATCGGCGAGGAGCTGGCCAAGGAGAAGGGCATTGCGGCCGGCGACAGGGTCAAGGTGCGCTCCAACCGGGGCTTCATCAAGGCGGTGGCGGTGGTGACCAAGCGCATCAAGGCCCTGGAGGTGGAGGGCAGGAAGGTGCACACCGTCGGCATCCCCATCCACTACGGGTTCAAGGGGGCGACCAAGCCGGGCTTCATCACCAACACCCTGACGCCCTTCGTGGGCGACGCCAACGTGCAGACGCCGGAGTACAAGGCGTTCCTGGTCAACATCGAGAAGGCGTAA
- a CDS encoding HupU protein, with product MLKVLWLQSGGCGGCTQSLLGADPRPLFTELREAGIEFLWHPAFSEQTGAEALALLEDCASGARPFDILCVEGALLRGPAGSGKFHLMSGDGRPLTDWVGRLARQARWVFAIGSCSAYGGFSASTPGNPLEACGLQFDAEEAGGLLGSGFRSLSGLPVVNVAGCPVHPGWVVDSLEKLALEGLSPTDLDDFQRPLLYAEQLVHHGCPRNEYYEFKASAQKASDLGCLMENLGCKGTQAHADCNLRAWNGNGSCLRGGYACISCTEPGFEAPGHPFQETPKVAGIPIGLPTDMPKAWFVALAALSKSATPRRVRENAVEDHAVVRPPIRKTGLK from the coding sequence ATGCTCAAGGTGTTGTGGCTCCAGAGCGGCGGTTGTGGCGGCTGCACCCAGTCGCTCCTGGGCGCCGACCCGCGCCCCCTGTTTACCGAACTGCGCGAGGCGGGCATCGAATTTCTCTGGCACCCGGCATTTTCCGAACAGACGGGGGCGGAAGCCCTGGCCTTGCTGGAAGACTGCGCCAGCGGGGCGCGTCCCTTCGACATCCTGTGCGTCGAGGGCGCCCTGCTGCGGGGGCCGGCGGGCAGCGGCAAATTCCACCTCATGTCCGGCGACGGCCGCCCCCTCACCGACTGGGTCGGGCGCCTCGCCCGCCAGGCCCGCTGGGTCTTCGCCATCGGATCCTGTTCGGCCTACGGCGGGTTTTCCGCCAGCACCCCGGGGAATCCCCTCGAAGCCTGCGGGCTGCAATTCGACGCCGAAGAAGCGGGCGGCCTGCTGGGGAGCGGCTTCCGCTCCCTGAGCGGCCTGCCGGTGGTCAATGTCGCCGGCTGCCCGGTCCATCCCGGATGGGTGGTGGACAGCCTGGAAAAACTCGCCCTGGAAGGGCTCTCGCCGACGGACCTGGACGACTTCCAGCGCCCCCTGCTGTATGCCGAGCAGCTCGTGCATCACGGCTGCCCGCGCAACGAGTATTACGAATTCAAGGCCAGCGCCCAGAAGGCCTCCGACCTGGGCTGCCTGATGGAAAACCTGGGCTGCAAGGGCACCCAGGCCCATGCCGACTGCAATCTCCGGGCCTGGAACGGCAACGGTTCCTGCCTGCGGGGCGGTTACGCCTGCATCTCCTGCACCGAGCCGGGCTTCGAGGCGCCGGGACACCCCTTCCAGGAAACCCCCAAGGTGGCCGGCATCCCCATCGGCCTGCCCACCGACATGCCCAAGGCCTGGTTCGTGGCCCTGGCGGCGCTGTCCAAGTCGGCCACGCCCCGCCGCGTGCGGGAGAACGCCGTGGAGGATCACGCCGTGGTGCGCCCCCCGATCCGCAAGACGGGGCTCAAATAG
- a CDS encoding ATP-binding cassette domain-containing protein, with amino-acid sequence MSFALAGVDLAYGKGAKALQDVGLAARQGEQIALVGPSGAGKTTLLSLVGSALVPTAGEAIILGRRAAGLAAGELRHLRSRIGTVHQAPPIPGRQRVVTAVLAGRLGRWPLWKSLASLLYPLDVAGVRAVLERLDLTDKLFERCDRLSGGQLQRVGVARVLYQEPELILADEPVSALDPALATATVRLLCAEARARGATLVASLHAVDLALASFARIVGVKGGRVAFDLPVAEVSEAHLHELYACEGEILPTLAGERPADLRAEATEEARRAACC; translated from the coding sequence GTGAGCTTTGCGCTGGCCGGGGTCGACCTGGCCTACGGCAAGGGCGCCAAGGCCCTCCAGGACGTGGGGCTGGCAGCGCGACAGGGCGAGCAGATCGCCCTTGTCGGCCCCTCGGGCGCCGGCAAGACCACCCTGCTGTCGCTCGTGGGCAGTGCCCTGGTGCCGACGGCGGGCGAGGCGATCATTCTGGGCCGAAGGGCGGCGGGGCTGGCCGCCGGTGAGCTGCGCCACCTGCGCAGCCGCATCGGTACCGTGCATCAGGCCCCCCCCATCCCCGGGCGGCAACGGGTGGTCACTGCTGTCCTGGCCGGACGCCTGGGCCGTTGGCCCCTGTGGAAGAGCCTGGCCTCGCTGCTCTATCCCCTGGATGTGGCCGGTGTCCGCGCGGTCCTCGAACGCCTCGACCTGACAGACAAACTGTTCGAACGTTGCGACCGCCTTTCCGGTGGACAACTTCAGCGGGTCGGCGTGGCTCGGGTGTTGTACCAGGAGCCGGAGCTCATCCTCGCCGACGAACCGGTCTCCGCCCTGGACCCGGCCTTGGCCACGGCCACGGTGCGCCTGCTCTGCGCCGAGGCCCGGGCCCGCGGCGCCACCCTGGTGGCCAGCCTGCACGCCGTGGATCTCGCCTTGGCGTCCTTTGCCCGCATCGTCGGGGTCAAGGGGGGGAGGGTCGCCTTCGACCTGCCGGTGGCCGAAGTGAGCGAAGCGCATCTGCACGAACTCTATGCCTGCGAGGGAGAAATCCTGCCCACCCTGGCCGGCGAACGGCCCGCGGATCTGCGTGCGGAAGCCACGGAGGAAGCGCGCCGGGCGGCGTGCTGCTGA
- a CDS encoding sigma-54-dependent Fis family transcriptional regulator: MNRRSASTAARLPVVLVIDDEVRSQEALRRTLEEDFEVFCASSAEEGGEIMQREWVQIVLCDQRMPDTTGIQFLKEVRSRWPDAIRIVLSGYTDAEDIIAGVNDAGIWQYLLKPWQPEHMLLTLKRAAELWRLQQDNQRLTLELRTALPELKTRVAGKVERARETFGIAGLTRAKDSPLHGVCELIARVAPYDLSVLVTGESGTGKEMVARAIHYESRRSARPFIPTNCGAVPDTLLEAELFGHKRGAFTGAVEDRIGLFQQADGGSLFLDEIGETSPAFQVKLLRVLQEGEFRPLGSSRSVDVDVRVIAATNKDLEEEVRAGRFREDLYYRLATIPLHVPPLRERPMDIPLLAERLLDSASRALGRPLEGFSAEALACLAAYRWPGNVRELQNEILRMVALSDGPRLGADLLSPRVLRAPVGETQAAELAWLASLSGGLKERMDQLEAQVLKEAMIRHRWNKSRAARELGLSRVGLRSKLVRYGLEQ; this comes from the coding sequence ATGAACCGCAGAAGCGCCTCCACCGCCGCCAGGCTGCCCGTCGTCCTGGTCATCGACGACGAGGTGCGCTCCCAGGAGGCCCTGCGCCGCACGCTGGAGGAGGATTTCGAGGTTTTCTGCGCCTCCTCCGCCGAGGAGGGGGGCGAAATCATGCAACGGGAGTGGGTGCAGATCGTCCTCTGCGACCAGCGCATGCCGGACACCACCGGCATCCAGTTCCTCAAGGAAGTGCGCAGCCGCTGGCCCGACGCCATCCGCATCGTGCTCTCCGGCTACACCGACGCCGAGGACATCATCGCCGGGGTGAACGACGCCGGCATCTGGCAGTACCTGCTGAAACCCTGGCAGCCGGAGCACATGCTGCTCACCCTCAAGCGGGCCGCCGAACTCTGGCGCCTGCAACAGGACAACCAGCGCCTGACCCTGGAACTGCGCACTGCCCTGCCGGAATTGAAGACCCGGGTGGCGGGCAAGGTCGAGCGCGCCCGGGAAACCTTCGGCATCGCCGGGCTCACCCGGGCCAAGGACAGCCCCCTGCACGGCGTGTGCGAACTCATCGCCCGGGTTGCCCCCTACGACCTCTCGGTACTGGTCACCGGAGAATCCGGGACCGGCAAGGAGATGGTGGCGCGGGCCATCCACTACGAGAGCCGGCGCTCGGCCAGGCCCTTCATCCCCACCAACTGCGGCGCCGTCCCCGATACCCTGCTGGAGGCCGAACTTTTCGGCCACAAGCGGGGCGCCTTCACCGGCGCCGTCGAGGATCGTATCGGCCTCTTCCAGCAGGCGGACGGAGGCAGTCTCTTCCTGGACGAAATCGGCGAGACGAGTCCCGCCTTTCAGGTCAAGCTGCTGCGCGTGCTGCAGGAAGGCGAGTTTCGGCCCCTGGGCAGTTCCCGGTCGGTGGATGTCGATGTGCGGGTCATCGCCGCCACCAACAAGGATCTGGAAGAGGAGGTGCGGGCCGGGCGCTTCCGCGAGGATCTTTACTACCGCCTGGCGACCATCCCCCTCCATGTTCCGCCCCTGCGCGAGCGTCCCATGGACATTCCCCTCCTGGCCGAGCGCCTCCTGGATTCCGCCAGCCGAGCCCTGGGGCGTCCCCTGGAGGGCTTCAGTGCCGAAGCCCTGGCCTGCCTGGCCGCCTACCGCTGGCCCGGCAATGTGCGCGAGCTGCAGAACGAAATCCTGCGCATGGTGGCTCTGAGCGACGGGCCCCGTCTCGGCGCCGACCTGCTTTCGCCCCGCGTCCTGCGGGCACCGGTGGGGGAAACCCAGGCGGCCGAACTGGCCTGGCTGGCCAGTCTTTCCGGAGGGCTCAAGGAACGCATGGACCAACTGGAAGCCCAGGTGCTCAAGGAGGCCATGATCCGGCATCGCTGGAACAAGTCCCGCGCCGCCCGGGAACTCGGCCTGTCCCGCGTCGGCCTGCGCAGCAAGCTGGTTCGCTACGGCCTGGAGCAGTAG
- a CDS encoding nickel-dependent hydrogenase large subunit, translating to MRISVGPFNRVEGDLELSLDLDASGQVVEARVNSPLFRGFEQLLVGRAPADALVIVPRICGICSVAQSAAAASALAEAAGLVPAPNGVLARHLIQATENLADHLSHFYLFFMPDFARPAYAGRPWYAALASRFMAVKGSAAAEVLPARANFLKLMGFLAGKWPHTLALQPGGSTRAITAAERIRILALLREFRTFLETRLLGDSLPAVAALDGRDALSAWAAGRPGDFPAFLAAAADLGLDRLGRAGHPYLSSGAYGLFPAGVWSPQGEGASLDPAAITEDAHHAWLADGPPLPPARGETLVAADKPSGYTWCKAPRYDGSPAEVGALARQTVAGHPLLRDMVRGTGGSVTARVVARMVELATVLPAMETWVQALRPGEPFCTHADLPDDAVGAGLVEAARGTLGHWISVRRGRIERYQIVAPTTWNFSPRDQQEQPGPLEQALVGLPAGEGAPPTVQHVVRSFDPCMVCTVH from the coding sequence ATGCGCATAAGCGTCGGTCCCTTCAACCGGGTGGAGGGCGACCTGGAACTCAGCCTCGACCTGGACGCCTCCGGCCAGGTGGTCGAGGCTCGCGTCAATTCGCCCCTCTTCCGCGGCTTCGAACAATTGCTCGTCGGGCGGGCTCCGGCCGACGCCCTGGTGATCGTGCCGCGCATCTGCGGCATCTGTTCCGTCGCCCAGTCGGCCGCCGCCGCGTCGGCCCTGGCCGAGGCGGCGGGCCTCGTGCCGGCGCCCAACGGCGTCCTGGCCCGCCACCTCATCCAGGCGACGGAAAATCTGGCTGACCACCTCAGCCATTTCTACCTTTTTTTCATGCCCGACTTTGCCCGCCCCGCCTACGCCGGGCGGCCCTGGTACGCCGCCCTGGCCAGCCGGTTCATGGCGGTGAAGGGCAGCGCGGCCGCGGAAGTTCTTCCGGCCCGGGCCAATTTTTTGAAGCTCATGGGCTTCCTCGCCGGCAAGTGGCCCCATACCCTGGCCCTGCAACCCGGCGGCAGCACCCGCGCCATAACCGCCGCCGAGCGCATTCGCATCCTGGCCCTGCTGCGGGAATTCCGCACGTTCCTTGAGACCCGGCTTCTGGGGGATTCCCTGCCAGCCGTCGCCGCCCTGGACGGCCGCGATGCCCTGAGCGCCTGGGCCGCTGGGCGGCCGGGCGACTTTCCGGCCTTTCTCGCCGCCGCCGCTGACCTGGGTCTGGACCGGCTGGGCCGGGCCGGCCACCCCTACCTTTCCAGCGGCGCCTACGGTCTCTTCCCGGCCGGTGTCTGGTCGCCGCAAGGGGAGGGCGCGTCGCTCGATCCCGCCGCGATCACGGAAGATGCCCACCACGCCTGGCTCGCCGATGGCCCGCCGCTGCCCCCGGCGCGCGGCGAGACCCTGGTGGCGGCGGACAAGCCCTCCGGCTACACCTGGTGCAAGGCGCCCCGCTACGATGGCAGTCCGGCGGAAGTCGGCGCCCTGGCCCGGCAAACCGTCGCCGGTCATCCTCTCTTGCGGGACATGGTGCGCGGCACGGGCGGCAGCGTCACGGCCCGCGTCGTGGCCCGCATGGTCGAACTCGCCACCGTGCTCCCTGCCATGGAAACCTGGGTGCAGGCCCTGCGGCCCGGCGAGCCCTTCTGCACCCACGCCGATCTGCCCGACGACGCCGTCGGCGCCGGTCTGGTGGAAGCCGCCCGGGGCACCCTGGGGCACTGGATCAGCGTGCGTCGCGGCCGCATCGAGCGCTACCAGATCGTCGCCCCCACCACCTGGAATTTTTCCCCCCGCGACCAGCAGGAGCAGCCCGGCCCCCTCGAACAGGCCCTGGTCGGCCTGCCCGCCGGAGAGGGCGCCCCGCCCACCGTACAGCATGTGGTGCGCTCCTTCGATCCGTGCATGGTGTGTACGGTGCATTGA
- a CDS encoding phasin family protein, which yields MAINPKELSASNLAALDALLSVANAALETVERIATLNMNTVRSSLKNSAQGTKKVLAAKTPQEAAEAQSAMVQPAIDSAVAYTQALQQVSEEARNELAKVVEAQFSAFQKSAGRLLEQATKGAPAGSEAFVSAMQDALSKANSAYDQVTAMTRQLAEAGQATAVAVSKAAKAPAKAPAKTAAKKAPAKK from the coding sequence GTGGCAATCAATCCGAAGGAACTATCCGCATCCAATCTGGCTGCCCTCGACGCCCTCTTGTCGGTCGCCAACGCTGCGCTCGAAACCGTCGAGCGCATCGCCACCCTCAACATGAACACCGTGCGCAGCTCCCTCAAGAACTCCGCCCAGGGCACCAAGAAGGTTCTCGCCGCCAAGACGCCCCAGGAAGCAGCCGAGGCGCAGTCAGCCATGGTGCAGCCCGCCATCGACAGCGCCGTGGCCTATACCCAGGCCCTGCAACAGGTTTCTGAAGAAGCGCGGAACGAACTGGCCAAGGTGGTCGAGGCCCAGTTCAGCGCCTTCCAGAAATCCGCCGGGCGACTGCTGGAGCAGGCCACCAAGGGGGCTCCCGCGGGTTCCGAGGCCTTCGTCAGCGCCATGCAGGATGCCCTGAGCAAGGCCAATTCGGCCTACGACCAGGTCACCGCCATGACCCGGCAACTCGCCGAGGCCGGTCAGGCAACGGCCGTTGCGGTGAGCAAGGCCGCGAAAGCCCCGGCCAAGGCGCCGGCCAAGACCGCCGCCAAAAAGGCCCCGGCCAAGAAATAA
- a CDS encoding putative selenate ABC transporter substrate-binding protein, whose amino-acid sequence MNLSILRRLALKGAAVLAGLLSLASLPALAEDVLRVSAIPDEAPTELQRKFAPLGRYLEAQTGMKVVFTPVSDYAAVVESLATRKIDLAWLGGFTYVQARIRTNGTAVPLVQREEDARFTSRFITADPAIKSLADLKGRSFAFGSPSSTSGHLMPRYFLQEAGLNPDKDFKTIAFSGAHDATVAFVAAGKAEAGVLNASVWDKLVEQKKVDPDKVRVFATTPAYFDYNWTVRGDLDTALVNKIADAFLKLDPANPEHKEIMALQRASRFIPTRKENYAGIEKAAQAAGLLK is encoded by the coding sequence ATGAACCTGTCCATCCTGCGCCGTCTGGCGCTCAAGGGGGCGGCGGTGCTTGCCGGCCTGCTCTCCCTCGCTTCCCTCCCGGCTTTGGCTGAAGACGTGCTGCGGGTTTCGGCCATTCCTGACGAGGCCCCTACCGAGTTGCAAAGAAAATTCGCCCCCCTGGGCCGCTATCTGGAAGCCCAGACCGGCATGAAGGTCGTGTTCACGCCGGTCTCCGATTACGCGGCGGTGGTTGAGTCCCTCGCCACCCGCAAGATCGACCTCGCCTGGCTGGGGGGGTTCACCTACGTACAGGCCAGGATACGCACCAACGGAACCGCCGTTCCTCTGGTGCAGCGGGAGGAGGATGCCCGCTTCACTTCGCGCTTCATCACCGCCGATCCGGCTATCAAGTCCCTGGCCGACCTGAAGGGGCGCAGCTTCGCCTTCGGATCGCCATCCTCGACTTCGGGCCATCTCATGCCGCGTTATTTCCTGCAGGAGGCTGGTCTCAATCCCGACAAGGATTTCAAGACCATCGCCTTTTCCGGCGCCCACGACGCGACCGTGGCCTTCGTCGCCGCGGGCAAGGCCGAGGCGGGGGTGCTCAATGCGTCGGTGTGGGACAAACTGGTGGAGCAGAAAAAGGTCGATCCGGACAAGGTCCGCGTGTTCGCCACCACGCCGGCGTACTTCGACTACAACTGGACGGTGCGCGGTGACCTCGATACGGCCCTGGTCAACAAGATCGCCGACGCCTTCCTGAAGCTGGACCCGGCCAATCCCGAGCACAAGGAAATCATGGCCCTGCAACGGGCTTCGCGCTTTATCCCGACCCGCAAGGAAAACTACGCGGGAATCGAGAAGGCCGCCCAGGCCGCGGGTCTCCTCAAGTGA